In bacterium, one genomic interval encodes:
- a CDS encoding glycosyltransferase family 39 protein has protein sequence MASTLGSIWERHRWLILVAAAALAVRLGYLYYYSTLPEWTQLTVDNYYHLHWAQRIADGDLLGATTYFRAPFYVYTLSLVIAFFGDSLWTLRLFGTLIGLLSVILTYLIARRVLNERSALLAAVIHALYPTAVYFDGELLLDPLFTLLTQLALWRVLIWWEQKTVRSAFLCGLFFGLAAITRPTALVLLIALIAFVLVWKQMGRIRYRFAVVIAAGALLCILPITLRNLIIAGDPVLIASQAGINLYIGNNAHADGISAVMPQPFGHNWQISDISYVAEIKEGKPLSSGEISDYWSRQAYNWILHHSLDWASLYLKKLYYSISDREISNNRDMDDFFARVPFLRYHPFSFALIFALGVVGACVAWKARPATRLLTSTTLLFIAANALFFVNSRFRLPEIPLLIILSVGALAWMFESSRIRRRTGQYALAAAVLLYLLSSLPIVGFPKGEDLTGLASKAIFHYRQAHYQQAIEIGQKIIERDPKFPEANLNIGAAWFRLGVGDSALYYFERERGNYPGRAKAYNNLASYYLVNRDLDSAYNKLNRALLLRPYDLTANTLLIRIASADDNVPDQELTEYISSALLQTDSNLTVMLEAATIASARKLYPLAEQLLRRSLELPPPPVETDDLAFDEAYPYRPDRLRRLRAQASYQWGFVLGQTGRFEESIAASRTAIELDSTFAEAYINLFSGYLSTNQMHAADSVLSQAARLFPNDSRVRQLIDRLKR, from the coding sequence ATGGCATCGACTCTGGGCAGTATCTGGGAACGTCATCGCTGGCTGATTTTGGTCGCCGCCGCGGCGCTGGCCGTGCGGCTCGGCTACCTGTATTATTACTCCACGCTTCCGGAGTGGACCCAGCTCACAGTTGACAACTACTACCATCTCCACTGGGCGCAGCGGATCGCCGATGGTGACTTGCTTGGTGCCACGACATACTTCCGCGCCCCTTTTTATGTCTATACTCTATCGCTGGTGATCGCGTTTTTCGGAGATTCTCTCTGGACACTCCGCCTCTTCGGCACTCTGATCGGCTTGCTCTCAGTCATCCTGACTTATCTGATCGCCCGACGGGTTCTCAATGAACGCTCCGCCCTGTTGGCCGCCGTCATTCACGCACTTTACCCGACCGCCGTCTATTTCGATGGCGAACTTTTGCTCGATCCGCTCTTCACACTGCTGACACAGCTCGCACTCTGGCGTGTGCTGATCTGGTGGGAGCAAAAAACCGTGCGATCCGCTTTTCTCTGCGGACTATTCTTCGGACTGGCGGCCATCACACGCCCGACCGCCCTGGTCCTTCTGATTGCATTGATCGCGTTTGTTCTGGTGTGGAAACAGATGGGGAGAATCCGCTATCGATTTGCAGTAGTCATCGCCGCCGGAGCCTTGCTCTGCATTCTCCCGATCACCCTGCGCAATCTGATAATCGCCGGCGATCCGGTGTTGATCGCCTCACAAGCGGGCATCAATCTGTACATCGGGAATAACGCGCATGCCGATGGCATTTCGGCTGTCATGCCTCAGCCATTCGGACACAATTGGCAGATATCAGACATCTCATACGTTGCTGAGATCAAGGAAGGCAAACCACTCTCGTCGGGAGAGATCTCAGATTACTGGAGTCGCCAGGCATACAACTGGATATTGCATCATTCGCTCGATTGGGCCAGCCTCTACCTGAAAAAGCTCTATTATTCGATCTCCGACCGCGAGATATCGAATAACCGCGATATGGATGACTTCTTCGCTCGAGTTCCATTCCTGCGCTACCATCCATTCTCTTTCGCACTGATATTCGCACTAGGCGTAGTCGGAGCTTGTGTCGCCTGGAAAGCACGACCTGCCACCCGCTTGTTAACCTCCACAACGCTGCTGTTCATCGCCGCCAACGCGCTCTTCTTCGTGAACAGCCGCTTCCGCTTGCCGGAGATCCCCTTGCTGATCATCCTCTCAGTCGGCGCACTCGCCTGGATGTTTGAAAGCAGCAGGATTCGACGCCGGACAGGGCAGTACGCTCTCGCCGCGGCTGTCCTGCTCTACCTCCTTTCCTCTTTACCGATCGTCGGCTTTCCGAAAGGCGAAGACCTCACCGGACTTGCTTCCAAAGCGATCTTCCACTACCGCCAGGCGCACTATCAGCAAGCGATCGAGATCGGACAAAAGATCATAGAGCGTGACCCCAAATTCCCCGAAGCCAACCTGAATATCGGCGCCGCCTGGTTCCGCCTTGGTGTCGGAGATTCAGCGTTGTATTATTTCGAACGGGAACGAGGGAATTACCCGGGTCGAGCCAAGGCCTACAACAATCTTGCGTCTTACTATCTGGTCAATCGTGATCTCGACTCAGCTTACAACAAGCTGAACCGTGCGCTCCTGTTGCGCCCGTACGATCTCACTGCCAACACGCTATTGATCCGGATCGCCTCAGCCGATGACAATGTGCCCGATCAGGAACTTACAGAATATATCTCCAGCGCACTCCTGCAGACCGACAGCAACCTGACCGTCATGCTCGAAGCCGCCACGATCGCCTCAGCACGAAAATTATACCCGCTGGCTGAGCAGCTACTCCGTCGCTCTTTGGAACTCCCTCCACCGCCGGTGGAGACGGATGATCTCGCCTTCGATGAGGCATACCCCTATCGTCCTGATCGCTTGCGTCGACTTAGAGCACAAGCCAGTTATCAGTGGGGATTTGTCCTGGGGCAGACCGGACGTTTTGAGGAATCCATCGCTGCCAGTCGCACGGCGATCGAACTCGATTCCACTTTTGCCGAGGCGTACATCAATCTCTTCTCTGGTTATCTCTCGACCAACCAGATGCACGCCGCCGATTCCGTGCTTTCGCAGGCAGCCCGACTCTTCCCCAACGACTCCCGGGTCCGGCAACTGATCGACCGCCTCAAGCGCTAA
- the feoB gene encoding ferrous iron transport protein B, with product MELTVPKASKTKTITVAVCGNPNCGKTTVFNAITGLRQKVANYPGVTVERTSGEFQVKDDPRTFTLIDIPGSYSLSAFSPDEYVAVQALMGGLEMAPSPDVIVNIIDVTNLDRALYLLFQVMEVGKPVVVGLNMMDLAEKRGMEIDLAKLSKELGGIPVIPMVGSRGKGIIQLQEAIARAATEQREPAKRFYHASILSAVERLVNNQPSERRTRAEYVRILLDQHGPAEKEFAKVATPDSIALLQLLRVDLVKEFGSMTVAETQSLTDHATGIYDRVVKAKHAVSKSRSEKLDHFLLHPILGPIVLVLIMGFIFQSIFSWAEPVMNVIDSIFGAIGGWAAGAIPEGPLQSLVVDGVVGGVGSVLIFLPQIIILFLFIALIEDSGYMPRVAFLVDRAFSWCGLSGKSFIPLLSSFACAVPGIMATRVIEDRKLRIITILVAPLMTCSARLPVYAIMTAAFIPYAMVLGFLNTHGIVLGALYLLGLVVAVLVSLVLKKTILKTQSGTFMMEMPSYKIPTLQSVVVRVLNRAKSFVVRAGTTIFAITILIWALSYYPRSEQIATQFEAEIAANQVAAEQQVSVLTAELDKLSVDAAAREVLLFSQARLAITESSEELPAVRDELLALYPAQTAVIDGAYARQLAVTQSSERQAELLNDQAGAQLSNSYLGRVGRTVEPLFAPLGWDWKITMATLASFPAREVIIATLGTIYNLGSDVDEESSSLVDKMRDAKWEDGAKMGQPVFSPAVALSVMVFFALCCQCGATVVTIKQEAGGWKYAIGAFAYMTTFAYVAAMVVYQVASRFGY from the coding sequence ATGGAGCTGACTGTTCCCAAAGCGTCGAAAACCAAGACAATAACTGTCGCTGTTTGTGGAAATCCCAACTGCGGCAAAACGACGGTCTTCAATGCGATTACCGGCCTTCGCCAGAAGGTAGCCAACTATCCCGGTGTGACGGTTGAACGGACTAGCGGTGAGTTTCAGGTCAAAGATGATCCCCGCACATTTACCCTAATTGATATCCCCGGCTCTTATTCGCTGTCGGCATTTTCTCCGGACGAATATGTGGCGGTCCAGGCGCTGATGGGCGGGCTGGAGATGGCGCCATCGCCGGATGTGATAGTTAATATCATCGATGTCACCAATCTCGATCGCGCGTTGTATCTGCTCTTTCAGGTGATGGAGGTTGGGAAGCCGGTAGTGGTTGGTCTCAATATGATGGATCTCGCGGAGAAGCGCGGGATGGAGATCGATCTCGCCAAGCTGTCGAAGGAACTCGGGGGGATACCGGTCATACCGATGGTTGGTTCGCGCGGGAAGGGAATAATCCAATTACAGGAAGCGATTGCCAGAGCGGCAACGGAGCAGCGAGAGCCGGCGAAGCGGTTTTATCATGCATCGATCCTGAGTGCCGTTGAGCGGTTGGTGAATAATCAGCCGAGTGAACGTCGGACCAGGGCAGAGTATGTTCGGATACTGCTGGATCAGCATGGTCCGGCCGAGAAGGAGTTTGCCAAGGTTGCGACTCCGGATTCGATCGCGCTGCTGCAATTGCTTCGAGTCGATCTGGTGAAAGAGTTCGGCTCGATGACCGTGGCCGAAACGCAATCGCTGACTGACCATGCCACGGGGATATATGATCGGGTGGTCAAAGCGAAGCATGCGGTCTCAAAATCGCGATCTGAAAAGTTGGATCATTTTCTTTTGCACCCGATCCTCGGACCGATCGTGCTGGTGCTGATTATGGGGTTCATATTCCAGTCGATCTTCAGTTGGGCCGAGCCGGTGATGAATGTGATCGATTCGATATTTGGAGCGATAGGCGGATGGGCGGCGGGGGCGATTCCCGAGGGTCCGCTTCAATCGCTGGTGGTAGATGGAGTGGTTGGAGGCGTTGGCTCAGTGCTGATCTTCCTGCCACAGATCATCATACTCTTCCTGTTCATTGCGCTCATAGAAGATTCCGGCTATATGCCGCGGGTGGCGTTTTTGGTGGATCGGGCATTTAGTTGGTGCGGTTTGTCAGGGAAATCGTTCATCCCGCTGCTGTCATCGTTTGCCTGTGCGGTACCGGGGATCATGGCAACGCGAGTGATTGAAGACAGGAAATTGAGAATCATTACGATCCTGGTGGCGCCGTTAATGACTTGTTCGGCGCGCTTGCCGGTCTATGCCATTATGACGGCGGCATTCATTCCGTATGCGATGGTACTCGGCTTCCTGAATACGCACGGAATCGTGTTAGGGGCGTTGTACCTGCTTGGCCTGGTGGTGGCGGTATTGGTCTCACTGGTACTGAAGAAAACGATCCTGAAGACGCAGAGCGGCACGTTCATGATGGAGATGCCGAGCTACAAGATCCCGACGCTGCAGTCGGTGGTGGTACGTGTTTTGAATCGGGCGAAGTCGTTTGTGGTGCGTGCCGGGACAACGATCTTTGCGATCACGATCCTGATCTGGGCGCTAAGCTATTATCCGCGGTCGGAGCAGATCGCAACGCAGTTTGAGGCGGAGATAGCGGCCAATCAGGTTGCGGCCGAGCAACAAGTTTCGGTGTTGACCGCGGAACTTGATAAGCTGTCAGTCGATGCTGCGGCGAGAGAAGTGCTATTGTTTTCTCAGGCGCGACTGGCGATTACGGAGTCATCAGAGGAGCTCCCGGCGGTACGAGACGAATTGTTGGCCCTTTATCCGGCGCAGACGGCGGTCATTGATGGAGCCTATGCCAGGCAACTTGCGGTGACGCAGTCCAGCGAACGACAAGCGGAATTGCTCAACGACCAGGCAGGCGCTCAGTTAAGCAATTCCTATCTTGGAAGAGTGGGGCGGACAGTGGAACCGTTGTTTGCGCCACTGGGGTGGGATTGGAAGATCACGATGGCGACGCTGGCATCATTCCCGGCAAGGGAAGTGATCATCGCGACACTCGGAACAATCTACAATCTTGGTTCAGATGTGGACGAGGAGTCGAGTTCGCTGGTCGACAAGATGCGGGACGCGAAGTGGGAGGATGGCGCTAAGATGGGGCAGCCGGTATTCAGTCCGGCGGTGGCGCTTTCGGTGATGGTATTTTTCGCGTTGTGTTGTCAGTGTGGAGCTACGGTGGTAACAATCAAACAAGAAGCGGGTGGCTGGAAGTATGCGATCGGCGCGTTTGCATACATGACCACTTTTGCTTATGTGGCGGCGATGGTGGTCTACCAGGTAGCCAGCAGGTTTGGATATTAG
- a CDS encoding M6 family metalloprotease domain-containing protein, with the protein MSFRWLLRSIAGLATLSLLGSFAYAVAPSPEALEKWKAEGTLEQHLAPLRAFKAAGGCSPVEYSEETRRLYREKFAASADAIDTVHVVVILAEFSDWPYSGGPVTGTRDKFDSILFSNRETDPIFNPTGSMTDYYLESSYGKLLIHGEVFGPYMMPNTYAYYVDAPNSGLSGLTAVLANHAVTAADPFVNYASFNNPGMGVPIIVIHPGAGAETGAYGIWSHKADIFNTPILDGVLLQTYNVVPEEFNGELQAIGVMCHEFGHTLNLPDLYDTDGTSEGLGRWSLMASGNYNGDQKLPAHFDPWCKRRIDPISFIDRYDSLLTNRANVAIPAAQFNPVVYQLKDNVAGAGEYWLVENRPALGFDAGLPYGGLCIYHIDQAAGSNNNEARYMVALEQADGLNSLATLGSRGDAGDVWPGATDNRNFHNLSVPNSKTNIGSAVSQVGVWDISDADSVMYADLDVTYSRPYITLADWDSLLFSELIGDGDGLFEEGETIAFHCRLDNLMRPAWDWDISLHSNNPDIEMLDSNVQQTNYLSPTIQDDFYGANPIRFRLKVGAEPRITTFTLTVRADSTTEVPRDRAFTQEFVFDKAMGPVSVLIVDDDNGDIAGGNEYEESFYRLQIPYHLWNKQIQGSPTYNDLNKYSHIFWATGSRSLGGGLNATDITALKAFMDDGGNFALGSASAAIRLHLSDSAFMRDYLHTRYTDSVTTTSGLYYWGVTGSPMTDGIKFRVASSAPNEVKRMYRLAPANGGQVALEYTTLFIGNPPRQGNVGILYSGTHKSVLTSVGFEYLSISDTLSGWAHRDSMFARVMAFFGGTSTGIDDPVRPTLPKQFTLQQNYPNPFNPTTTIKYSVTRGEAGKSSMQRTSLIVYNLNGQRVRTLVDAEQGIGEYTVEWDGADERGNKVASGVYLYRLQREDKMESRKMVLLK; encoded by the coding sequence ATGTCGTTCAGATGGTTACTACGATCTATCGCCGGGTTAGCAACCCTCAGCCTGCTGGGCTCATTCGCTTATGCAGTTGCGCCGTCTCCGGAAGCTTTGGAAAAGTGGAAAGCGGAAGGGACATTGGAGCAGCACCTGGCACCACTGCGCGCATTCAAAGCGGCCGGCGGGTGCAGTCCGGTTGAATATTCCGAAGAGACACGACGGCTGTATCGCGAGAAGTTTGCCGCGAGTGCCGATGCTATTGATACAGTACATGTGGTCGTGATCCTGGCGGAATTCTCGGACTGGCCCTACAGCGGTGGGCCGGTGACAGGGACTCGCGACAAGTTTGATTCGATACTCTTTTCTAATCGTGAAACCGATCCGATCTTCAATCCTACCGGGTCGATGACGGATTACTATTTAGAGAGTTCGTATGGTAAGTTGCTGATTCACGGGGAAGTATTCGGTCCATACATGATGCCGAACACATATGCCTACTATGTGGACGCGCCAAATAGTGGGTTGAGTGGATTGACAGCAGTACTTGCCAACCATGCGGTGACAGCGGCGGATCCGTTTGTCAATTATGCGTCATTCAATAATCCGGGAATGGGTGTGCCGATCATTGTAATCCATCCGGGAGCAGGGGCAGAGACGGGCGCATACGGGATATGGTCGCACAAGGCCGATATTTTTAATACGCCGATTTTGGACGGCGTACTACTTCAGACCTACAACGTCGTTCCGGAAGAATTCAACGGTGAGTTGCAGGCGATCGGCGTGATGTGTCATGAATTTGGCCATACGTTGAATCTTCCCGATCTGTACGATACCGACGGGACTTCAGAAGGTTTGGGGCGTTGGTCGCTGATGGCTTCGGGTAACTACAATGGCGACCAGAAACTTCCGGCGCATTTCGATCCCTGGTGTAAGCGTCGGATCGACCCGATCTCATTCATCGATCGCTATGACAGCTTGTTGACCAACCGAGCGAATGTGGCGATCCCGGCAGCTCAATTCAATCCAGTGGTCTATCAATTAAAGGATAATGTGGCGGGAGCTGGTGAATACTGGCTGGTTGAGAACAGACCAGCGCTTGGGTTTGACGCTGGACTGCCTTATGGCGGGCTGTGCATCTATCATATAGATCAGGCAGCGGGGAGTAATAATAACGAAGCGCGCTATATGGTCGCTTTGGAGCAGGCTGATGGATTAAACAGCCTGGCAACGCTGGGGAGTCGAGGAGATGCCGGCGATGTCTGGCCCGGGGCGACAGATAACCGGAATTTTCATAACCTGAGTGTGCCAAACAGCAAAACCAATATCGGGTCGGCCGTTAGTCAGGTCGGAGTCTGGGATATTTCCGATGCAGATTCGGTCATGTACGCCGATCTGGATGTGACCTATTCACGGCCTTATATCACATTAGCTGACTGGGACTCGCTGCTATTCTCTGAGTTGATCGGCGACGGTGATGGGTTGTTCGAAGAGGGAGAGACGATTGCATTCCATTGTCGGCTGGACAACCTGATGCGTCCGGCGTGGGACTGGGATATCAGCCTGCACAGCAACAATCCGGATATCGAGATGCTGGACAGCAATGTGCAACAGACAAACTATCTGAGTCCGACCATTCAGGATGACTTTTATGGAGCCAATCCGATCCGATTCCGATTAAAGGTGGGAGCGGAGCCACGGATCACAACATTTACTTTGACCGTGAGAGCGGATTCGACTACGGAAGTGCCACGTGATCGCGCTTTCACTCAGGAATTCGTTTTTGACAAGGCGATGGGGCCGGTCAGTGTGCTGATCGTGGATGACGATAATGGCGATATTGCCGGCGGGAATGAGTACGAGGAGTCATTCTATCGACTACAGATCCCGTATCATCTTTGGAACAAACAGATCCAGGGATCCCCGACGTACAATGACCTGAACAAGTACAGTCATATCTTCTGGGCGACCGGTTCGCGCAGTCTGGGCGGCGGATTGAACGCCACTGACATAACGGCGCTCAAGGCATTTATGGATGATGGCGGGAATTTCGCGCTAGGGAGCGCCAGCGCGGCCATACGACTGCACCTGAGCGACTCGGCGTTCATGCGAGACTATCTGCACACGCGATATACTGATTCTGTGACTACCACGAGCGGTCTTTACTACTGGGGTGTGACCGGTTCGCCGATGACCGATGGGATAAAATTCCGGGTAGCTTCGTCCGCACCGAACGAAGTGAAGCGGATGTATCGACTTGCACCGGCTAATGGCGGACAGGTCGCCTTGGAGTACACAACCTTATTCATTGGCAATCCGCCTCGCCAGGGAAATGTCGGGATCTTGTACAGCGGGACGCACAAGAGCGTGCTCACCAGCGTCGGATTTGAGTACCTCAGTATATCCGATACATTAAGCGGATGGGCACATCGCGATTCGATGTTTGCGCGGGTGATGGCGTTCTTTGGCGGGACATCGACGGGAATTGATGATCCGGTTCGTCCAACTCTGCCGAAGCAGTTCACGCTGCAGCAGAATTATCCGAATCCGTTTAACCCGACCACGACGATCAAATACTCGGTGACGCGAGGAGAAGCCGGAAAGTCATCGATGCAGCGCACTTCGCTGATCGTGTACAACCTGAACGGGCAGCGAGTCCGTACGCTGGTGGATGCCGAACAGGGGATAGGGGAGTATACGGTGGAGTGGGATGGGGCAGATGAACGGGGGAATAAGGTTGCATCGGGAGTCTACCTCTACCGTCTGCAACGAGAGGATAAGATGGAATCCCGCAAGATGGTGCTGTTAAAGTAG
- a CDS encoding S8 family peptidase, with amino-acid sequence MIKRTAASLLLILTLALTAGDSLAGRLDQDLKAVVAAGSDSVVSVVVFLQNPSTQYAMLQAASRVDLNRAERIQSVSGRLQSDAENLMKPVNSQINNLAVGPVKRHWIIPAYSMTVKVSDLETLVNLPGVDQVISDLPIELTAPVEIRPAPSAVTSASTELQMLNVPNLWQSGITGKGRLVCSFDTGVDRLHPALSSKWRGNHATLRESFFSAVAPDSLPFDKTGHGTHTMGVMVGAVEADSFGVAPEAEWITAGVIDQGPDLSTTISHILGAFQWALNPDGDASTTDDVPDVILNSWGLPALVGSAIAPCSTLFWQALDNVEAAGVVTIFAAGNEGRFGAMSIRNPANRATTPYNSFCVGAVNSSKVIADFSSRGPSSCDTTQIKPEVVAPGVGIRSSSKNNTYVYMSGTSMAAPYIAGMVALCRQYNPDATVEQIKYAIIQSAVDLGPAGEDNAYGHGLVDASRLISFLPVPTGANLHLANEFISGDGIAMPGETVGFQAYVTNSAANLDQINGELINLSPEMLSITGTTQNFVFGTGGTMAVNSQPFTLNINPSVVHGSVASMRLRFRSMSGQLIDSASIELTLGIPVPGNIVTHVAGSLAMSVSEFGEYGLSAGSIYNAGGNGFRLNGGDNLLFEAGIMVGRSSAQLSTATRDSLGRLKDSDFRPPTPGSASWVNDGSANHNISSFSDNNSALPIPIAIRQESVNYTEAEDDGFIIVKYQVTNSALEPLTGLHFGLLTDFDISATDTVEIVSGLNLAIHRSQGAGPMTGLVALSGGWFSVKDNGTAKAGMTRQQQYAVLSTHAHQPDMTAPGDKMVILHSGSFTLGPQGSTEVALAFVAANSREELIERATRARMRYDVTTSVDNDELLPNQFDLRQNYPNPFNPSTTISFALSTATEVSLDIYNLLGQRVVQLVNGPMTAGEHRIIWEGTDGAGSSVAAGVYFYRLTAGNASESRKMVLLK; translated from the coding sequence ATGATCAAACGCACGGCAGCATCTCTTCTTCTGATACTGACTCTGGCACTTACGGCGGGCGACAGCCTGGCGGGGCGGCTTGATCAGGATCTGAAGGCGGTGGTTGCGGCCGGTAGTGACAGCGTGGTTTCAGTTGTTGTTTTCCTGCAGAATCCCTCTACTCAGTACGCAATGCTTCAGGCCGCCAGCCGTGTTGATCTCAACCGCGCTGAGCGAATTCAGTCGGTGTCCGGTCGTTTACAGTCGGATGCGGAAAATCTGATGAAGCCGGTCAACTCCCAGATAAATAATCTCGCAGTCGGCCCGGTGAAGCGTCACTGGATCATTCCCGCATACAGCATGACGGTGAAGGTGAGCGACCTTGAAACGTTGGTCAATCTTCCGGGAGTCGACCAGGTAATATCTGACCTTCCGATCGAACTGACTGCGCCCGTGGAAATTCGCCCGGCGCCATCGGCGGTTACTTCGGCCAGTACAGAGCTGCAGATGCTCAATGTGCCGAATCTGTGGCAGTCCGGCATCACCGGCAAAGGACGTTTGGTCTGCAGTTTTGATACGGGCGTAGATAGACTTCACCCGGCGCTGTCTTCCAAGTGGCGCGGGAATCACGCGACACTGCGCGAGTCGTTCTTCTCGGCGGTTGCTCCCGACAGTTTGCCCTTCGACAAGACCGGCCATGGGACCCACACGATGGGTGTCATGGTTGGTGCTGTCGAAGCGGATAGTTTTGGGGTGGCGCCAGAAGCGGAATGGATCACGGCTGGTGTTATCGATCAGGGTCCGGACCTGAGCACGACGATCAGCCACATTCTTGGTGCGTTTCAGTGGGCGCTCAATCCGGATGGCGATGCTTCCACGACCGACGATGTACCGGACGTTATTCTAAACTCATGGGGCCTTCCGGCACTGGTCGGTTCTGCGATCGCTCCCTGTTCGACTCTTTTCTGGCAGGCGCTGGATAACGTCGAAGCGGCAGGGGTGGTGACGATCTTTGCGGCGGGGAACGAGGGGCGGTTTGGCGCGATGTCGATCCGCAATCCTGCGAATCGGGCCACGACACCGTACAATTCGTTCTGTGTTGGCGCGGTCAACAGTTCGAAAGTGATCGCTGATTTTTCGAGTCGCGGACCTTCGAGCTGTGATACTACCCAGATCAAGCCAGAAGTTGTTGCTCCGGGAGTAGGGATCAGATCATCGTCGAAAAACAACACGTACGTGTATATGAGTGGAACCTCGATGGCGGCGCCGTACATCGCGGGAATGGTGGCGCTCTGTCGTCAATATAATCCGGATGCGACGGTTGAACAGATCAAGTATGCGATCATCCAGTCTGCGGTCGATCTCGGCCCGGCCGGTGAGGATAACGCGTATGGTCATGGGCTGGTGGATGCTTCACGGCTGATCTCCTTCCTGCCGGTCCCGACCGGGGCAAACCTGCATCTGGCGAATGAATTTATCTCCGGCGACGGAATAGCGATGCCCGGTGAGACAGTTGGATTCCAGGCGTATGTGACCAATTCGGCGGCGAATCTTGACCAGATCAACGGCGAACTGATCAACCTGTCTCCTGAGATGCTGTCGATCACCGGCACTACTCAGAACTTTGTTTTCGGGACGGGTGGAACGATGGCAGTCAACAGCCAGCCGTTTACCCTGAATATCAACCCATCAGTAGTGCACGGGTCAGTTGCCTCAATGCGGCTCCGTTTCCGGTCGATGTCCGGACAATTGATCGACTCAGCGTCGATCGAGTTGACGCTGGGGATCCCAGTGCCGGGAAATATCGTCACGCATGTCGCCGGAAGCCTGGCGATGTCGGTATCAGAATTCGGCGAGTATGGACTCAGTGCCGGTTCGATCTACAACGCCGGGGGGAACGGATTCCGCTTAAACGGCGGCGACAACCTGTTGTTCGAGGCCGGTATCATGGTTGGCCGGAGCAGCGCGCAGTTATCAACGGCGACTCGAGATAGTCTCGGTCGGCTCAAGGATTCAGATTTCCGCCCTCCGACTCCGGGGTCAGCGTCATGGGTGAACGACGGATCCGCGAATCACAATATCAGCAGTTTCAGCGACAATAACTCGGCACTGCCGATCCCTATTGCGATCCGTCAGGAGTCGGTGAATTACACCGAAGCGGAAGATGACGGTTTTATTATCGTGAAATACCAGGTGACCAATTCAGCGCTTGAGCCGTTGACGGGTCTGCACTTTGGCCTCCTGACGGACTTTGATATTTCAGCAACAGATACGGTGGAAATAGTCAGTGGGCTCAATCTGGCCATTCACCGGTCCCAGGGGGCTGGGCCGATGACGGGTCTGGTTGCGCTTTCGGGTGGATGGTTCTCAGTCAAGGATAACGGTACCGCCAAGGCCGGTATGACACGCCAGCAGCAGTATGCGGTTCTGTCCACCCACGCTCATCAGCCTGATATGACCGCTCCCGGTGACAAAATGGTCATCTTGCACAGTGGATCGTTCACACTCGGACCGCAGGGAAGTACCGAAGTGGCGCTGGCTTTTGTCGCGGCTAACAGCCGGGAAGAACTGATCGAACGCGCTACTCGAGCCCGGATGCGGTATGATGTGACGACTTCGGTCGATAATGACGAATTGTTACCTAACCAGTTTGATTTACGCCAGAATTACCCTAACCCGTTCAATCCGTCGACTACCATATCTTTTGCTCTTTCGACCGCAACCGAGGTATCGCTCGATATCTACAATCTGCTTGGACAGCGGGTGGTCCAGTTGGTTAATGGCCCTATGACAGCCGGGGAGCACCGGATCATCTGGGAAGGGACCGATGGAGCGGGATCGTCCGTGGCCGCGGGTGTCTACTTTTATCGTTTGACTGCCGGCAATGCCTCAGAATCACGGAAAATGGTGCTTTTAAAGTAG
- a CDS encoding transcriptional repressor yields MKEFLKTKGFKMTPQRELIFRSFFEMGKHVSVEELYDKVHQKDRSIGYSTVWRNLKVICKVGLAEEVNLGDGVTRYDRVTREPHGHLFCQNCKALIEFDMNTVLPYLVQTSEEMKFRAESFKIEIVGLCETCKGAEERKHGHVH; encoded by the coding sequence ATGAAAGAGTTTCTTAAGACCAAAGGCTTCAAGATGACCCCGCAACGGGAGTTGATTTTCCGTTCCTTTTTCGAGATGGGGAAGCATGTGTCGGTCGAGGAGCTCTACGATAAGGTGCATCAGAAGGATCGGTCGATCGGATATTCGACCGTCTGGCGGAATCTCAAAGTGATCTGCAAGGTTGGGTTGGCCGAGGAGGTCAATCTGGGTGACGGCGTTACGCGCTACGATCGAGTGACGCGTGAGCCGCACGGACATCTGTTCTGTCAGAATTGCAAAGCGCTGATCGAATTCGATATGAATACCGTCCTGCCGTATCTGGTGCAGACCAGTGAGGAAATGAAATTCCGGGCGGAGAGTTTTAAGATCGAGATAGTTGGGTTGTGCGAGACGTGCAAGGGGGCGGAAGAGAGGAAACATGGGCACGTCCACTAA
- a CDS encoding ferrous iron transport protein A: MTHLNKMLPGQKAKVVGYTSDSPVARRLTELGLVPGRVVTYLRNAPLQDPLEIQVGPCCLSLRHAEASLVAVEIEETTSY, translated from the coding sequence ATGACACACTTGAACAAAATGCTCCCCGGCCAGAAGGCCAAAGTCGTAGGTTATACTTCGGATTCCCCGGTCGCCCGTCGATTGACCGAGCTGGGACTGGTACCCGGACGCGTGGTGACGTATCTTCGCAATGCTCCATTACAGGACCCACTGGAAATTCAGGTTGGCCCCTGTTGTCTCTCGCTGCGCCATGCAGAAGCATCGCTGGTGGCAGTCGAGATAGAAGAGACAACTTCTTACTAG